Proteins encoded within one genomic window of Prosthecobacter fusiformis:
- a CDS encoding type II toxin-antitoxin system VapC family toxin: MRIFLDTNILLDIIEQRMPHYTASQTVLDECDQRGFEIFVAWHGLATVFYITAKKRGEPYALQMIRDLLTWATVATVGQDEAQEALGYGIPDYEDALIAAAASAANADWLITRDEAGFSKGPIAAINPTDFLRKL, from the coding sequence ATGCGCATCTTTTTGGATACCAACATCCTGCTGGACATCATTGAGCAGCGGATGCCTCACTACACCGCGAGCCAGACCGTGCTCGACGAATGCGACCAACGAGGCTTTGAAATTTTCGTGGCCTGGCATGGGCTGGCCACAGTCTTCTACATCACCGCAAAAAAGCGCGGTGAACCTTATGCTTTGCAGATGATTCGCGATCTTCTCACCTGGGCCACCGTCGCCACCGTAGGCCAGGACGAAGCTCAAGAGGCCCTTGGTTATGGCATCCCAGACTACGAAGATGCCTTGATCGCTGCCGCAGCATCCGCCGCCAATGCCGATTGGCTGATCACTCGTGACGAAGCCGGATTCTCCAAAGGCCCGATAGCTGCCATCAATCCTACAGACTTCCTTCGCAAACTATAG
- the rlmN gene encoding 23S rRNA (adenine(2503)-C(2))-methyltransferase RlmN has product MGHVPVFLHDLTFDELRDLLVADGLRPVHVKAVWNALHFRAETDLTARFDWVPPLRRWVAEKVTPEGGYRLDHLAVASHIPSGDGLTQKFLLRLQDGQEIETVIMGYTGRHTVCVSTQAGCAMGCVFCATGQMGFVRHLRPGEIVGQVLHAQRILRARGERLRNIVLMGMGEPLHNYAHVMKALDLISDTRGCNIGPSKISVSTVGVVPGILRLAEENRPYNLAISLHGSTEEERAALIPANQRWPLSELIAACRTYGEKTGRRIFFAWTLIAGVNDTPDHAQRVVALLQGLDAHLNLIPLNETAGYSGRESAEKAGDVFQQIILAAGIPCTVRQRRGIDVAAGCGQLKAEKNRPRREQPVLT; this is encoded by the coding sequence ATTGGCCACGTGCCCGTTTTTCTCCATGACCTGACCTTCGATGAACTCCGCGACCTCCTCGTGGCAGACGGGCTGCGGCCCGTGCATGTGAAGGCCGTATGGAATGCACTGCACTTCCGCGCAGAGACAGACCTCACAGCTCGCTTTGATTGGGTCCCCCCGCTCCGCCGTTGGGTGGCGGAAAAAGTGACCCCAGAAGGCGGATACAGGCTGGACCATCTGGCGGTGGCATCCCACATCCCCAGTGGCGACGGCTTGACCCAAAAATTTCTGCTCCGCCTCCAGGATGGCCAGGAGATCGAGACCGTGATCATGGGCTACACCGGCCGTCACACCGTCTGCGTCAGCACCCAGGCCGGCTGTGCCATGGGTTGCGTCTTTTGTGCCACCGGCCAGATGGGATTTGTGCGTCACCTGCGGCCAGGGGAAATCGTTGGCCAGGTCTTGCATGCACAGCGCATCCTCCGGGCACGCGGAGAGCGCCTCCGCAACATCGTCCTCATGGGCATGGGCGAGCCGCTTCACAACTATGCCCATGTCATGAAGGCGCTGGACCTCATCAGCGATACACGGGGCTGCAACATTGGCCCCAGCAAGATCAGCGTCAGCACCGTCGGCGTCGTTCCTGGCATCCTCAGGCTGGCAGAGGAAAACCGGCCCTACAATCTCGCCATCAGCCTCCATGGCAGTACCGAAGAGGAACGCGCCGCACTCATCCCCGCCAACCAGCGCTGGCCTCTCAGCGAACTCATCGCCGCCTGCCGGACCTATGGCGAAAAGACCGGCCGTCGCATCTTCTTTGCCTGGACGCTCATCGCCGGGGTCAATGACACCCCCGACCATGCCCAGCGCGTCGTCGCCCTTTTACAGGGCCTGGATGCCCACCTGAACCTCATCCCGCTCAATGAAACAGCCGGCTACAGCGGACGCGAGAGCGCAGAAAAAGCAGGCGATGTTTTCCAGCAAATCATCTTGGCCGCAGGAATCCCCTGCACCGTCAGGCAGCGGCGCGGCATCGATGTAGCCGCCGGCTGCGGCCAGCTCAAAGCAGAAAAAAACCGCCCGCGTCGCGAGCAGCCCGTCCTCACTTAA
- a CDS encoding GxxExxY protein, with the protein MLIEPTLQENDLATQIIGCAMIVHRHFGPGLIESVYETCLCHELAKAGMKVLRQKRQPIVYNDIIFDDPFRLDVFVNDVIIIENKVVDAVLPLHKAQLRSYLKLANRRLGLLINFNVERLKDGVHRVVNGSATYDV; encoded by the coding sequence ATGCTTATCGAACCGACTTTACAGGAGAACGATCTTGCTACTCAGATCATCGGCTGTGCGATGATTGTGCATCGGCATTTCGGGCCGGGGTTGATCGAAAGTGTTTACGAAACGTGCCTCTGCCATGAGCTTGCCAAGGCCGGAATGAAGGTCTTGAGGCAGAAACGTCAGCCTATTGTTTATAATGACATCATCTTTGATGATCCGTTTAGACTGGATGTGTTTGTGAATGACGTGATCATCATTGAAAATAAAGTGGTGGATGCGGTCCTGCCTCTTCACAAAGCCCAGCTTCGAAGTTATTTGAAACTGGCTAACAGAAGACTTGGCCTGTTGATCAATTTCAATGTGGAACGTCTCAAGGATGGTGTTCATCGTGTGGTGAATGGCAGTGCGACATATGATGTGTGA
- a CDS encoding helix-turn-helix domain-containing protein — protein sequence MKVVMQVEREQIQIPSGHSFRVLRWSRSLREVECVLGPDQAERVTGEGTHWHFHVEMELTLFIAGEGTRFVGDHIGAFAPGDLVLLGERLPHYWHTRQASSGISVQWYFPLGHAFWSFPETAALADVFRRAGHGLHLRGQTAEAVSGWLQEMTQADGLQQLALLLRILSCIQQAAAGEHRPLSGRSFALAAESHYQQAIAKAVRHLVAHYREEVRLEEVLKLTHLSRPTFARQFKKHSGRTMSEFLNHLRIQAACRELVESDRSVLEIALRCGFTQVSFFNRLFRRVMKCSPSRYRAGK from the coding sequence ATGAAAGTGGTCATGCAGGTGGAGCGCGAGCAGATCCAGATTCCCAGCGGGCACTCCTTTCGGGTGCTGCGTTGGTCGCGCTCACTGAGGGAGGTGGAGTGTGTGCTGGGACCGGATCAAGCGGAGCGAGTAACGGGGGAAGGGACGCACTGGCATTTCCATGTGGAGATGGAGCTGACGCTCTTTATCGCTGGAGAGGGGACGCGGTTTGTGGGGGACCACATCGGTGCGTTTGCGCCTGGTGATCTGGTTTTGCTGGGGGAGAGGCTGCCGCATTATTGGCATACACGGCAGGCTTCCAGTGGCATTTCGGTGCAGTGGTACTTTCCGTTAGGCCATGCGTTCTGGTCATTCCCTGAGACGGCGGCGCTGGCGGATGTTTTCCGGCGTGCTGGGCATGGGCTGCACCTGCGGGGGCAGACGGCAGAGGCGGTTTCAGGGTGGCTGCAGGAGATGACTCAGGCGGATGGGCTGCAACAACTGGCGCTGCTGTTGCGCATTCTTTCCTGCATCCAGCAGGCGGCGGCAGGGGAACATCGGCCGCTCTCAGGACGCTCCTTTGCGCTGGCGGCGGAGTCGCATTATCAGCAGGCCATTGCTAAGGCGGTGAGGCATCTGGTGGCGCATTATCGTGAGGAGGTGCGGCTGGAGGAGGTGCTGAAGCTGACGCATCTGAGCCGACCTACCTTTGCGCGGCAGTTCAAGAAACATTCCGGGCGTACGATGAGCGAATTTCTCAACCATCTGCGGATTCAGGCTGCTTGCCGGGAACTGGTAGAGAGTGATCGCAGTGTGTTGGAGATTGCCCTGAGGTGCGGGTTCACGCAGGTCTCGTTTTTTAACCGGCTCTTTAGACGTGTGATGAAATGCAGCCCGAGCAGGTATCGGGCGGGGAAGTGA
- a CDS encoding histidinol-phosphatase, with product MLTDYHNHTPLCHHAEGNPIEYARHAESIGLAEIGLSDHNPMREHLDEWRMSIEQLPRYFDLVEEARQGVGIPVRLALECDYLEGREAWTDETAKLGNWDYLIGSVHYIQEDLAVDDPKYMNHFKTPAEIEQMWKLYWRLYEKMIRTKQYDFHAHPDLAKRFGALPAGDLRPYYEPVIQALVDTKGILEVSTASLRKGLSECYPARAMLEMAFSAKVPIVINSDAHKPTDVGADFAHALEFVRSVGYRETIRFNQRQRTVVPLPETWPL from the coding sequence GTGCTGACTGACTATCACAACCATACGCCCCTTTGTCATCATGCTGAGGGGAATCCTATCGAATATGCGCGGCATGCGGAGAGCATCGGGCTGGCGGAGATTGGTCTTTCGGACCATAACCCGATGAGGGAGCATCTGGATGAATGGAGGATGTCCATTGAGCAGCTTCCACGATATTTTGATCTGGTGGAAGAGGCGCGGCAGGGGGTGGGTATTCCGGTGAGGCTGGCGCTGGAGTGTGATTATCTGGAAGGGCGCGAGGCCTGGACGGATGAGACGGCGAAGTTGGGAAATTGGGATTACCTCATCGGCAGTGTGCATTACATTCAGGAGGATCTGGCGGTGGATGATCCGAAGTATATGAACCACTTCAAGACGCCTGCCGAGATCGAGCAGATGTGGAAACTGTACTGGCGTCTGTATGAGAAAATGATCCGTACAAAGCAGTATGATTTCCATGCGCATCCGGACCTGGCGAAACGTTTTGGAGCGTTGCCTGCGGGAGATTTGCGGCCGTATTATGAGCCGGTGATCCAGGCGCTGGTGGATACGAAAGGTATCCTGGAAGTGAGCACGGCGAGCCTGCGGAAAGGGCTGAGTGAATGCTATCCGGCGCGTGCGATGCTGGAGATGGCTTTTAGTGCGAAAGTGCCCATCGTCATCAATTCTGATGCGCACAAGCCGACTGATGTGGGTGCGGATTTTGCGCATGCACTCGAATTTGTGCGCAGTGTGGGATACCGGGAAACGATTCGGTTTAACCAACGTCAGCGCACGGTGGTGCCGCTGCCGGAGACCTGGCCGCTATGA
- a CDS encoding SWIM zinc finger family protein, producing MSWNRDEAEENQERVQREITKRRARGELLTALEVPQKSRKLCQSFWGQAWCRNLESYQHYEARLPAGRSYLRHGKVLDLTLEPGTVSAVVAGSELYDTLIHIRPLAPDQWQETVHASQGQVNSLLDLLSGQLGDGLMKILTDPDQGLFPKPQEIRFDCSCPDHADLCKHASAVLYGVGVLLDTRPELLFTLRGVDQTDLLSSASSSSAATLGTNDGELKGTDLSALFGIDLAE from the coding sequence ATGTCATGGAACCGGGATGAAGCCGAGGAAAATCAGGAACGCGTGCAACGCGAGATCACCAAAAGGCGAGCTCGGGGCGAGCTTTTGACTGCACTCGAAGTCCCTCAAAAAAGCCGCAAGCTGTGCCAGAGCTTCTGGGGCCAGGCCTGGTGCCGAAACCTGGAATCTTATCAGCATTATGAAGCGCGCCTGCCAGCGGGACGCAGTTACCTCCGCCATGGCAAGGTGCTAGACCTCACCCTTGAACCGGGCACCGTCAGCGCCGTGGTGGCTGGCAGCGAGCTTTATGACACACTCATCCATATCCGTCCCCTCGCCCCAGATCAATGGCAGGAAACCGTGCACGCCAGCCAGGGGCAGGTGAACTCTTTGTTAGACCTGCTCAGCGGCCAGCTCGGGGACGGGCTCATGAAAATCCTCACCGACCCAGATCAAGGCCTGTTTCCTAAACCTCAGGAGATCCGCTTCGACTGCTCATGCCCAGATCATGCGGACCTGTGCAAACATGCATCCGCCGTTCTCTATGGCGTGGGTGTGCTGCTGGATACCCGGCCGGAGCTGCTTTTCACCTTGCGCGGAGTGGACCAGACAGATCTGCTTTCTTCAGCCAGTTCTTCCTCCGCTGCCACACTGGGAACTAATGATGGTGAGCTAAAAGGCACAGACCTCTCGGCCCTTTTTGGCATTGATTTGGCAGAGTGA
- a CDS encoding class I fructose-bisphosphate aldolase: protein MKQYRLNRLFNAKSGRCFDVAVDHGFFNQPGFLQGIEDMRVVIKTLVDAAPDAIQLTVGQARHLQEVPGRFKPSLVLRTDVANIYGKELPESRFSLMLEETMLQAVRLDAACVCVNLFQIPGAPEVHEQCVENILRLKPQADYYGMPMMIEPLVFQANSIAGGYMVNGDETAITYLVRQAVELGADIVKADPTDDVSVYHKVIAAASGIPILVRGGGRVSDKEILERTQGLLAQGAAGIVYGRNVIQHPNPKGITQALMAMVHDNASVDEALNLVTA, encoded by the coding sequence ATGAAACAATACCGTCTCAACCGTCTCTTCAATGCCAAGTCCGGCCGCTGCTTCGATGTAGCCGTGGACCATGGTTTCTTCAACCAGCCAGGTTTTCTCCAGGGCATTGAGGACATGCGCGTGGTCATCAAGACCCTCGTGGATGCCGCCCCGGATGCCATCCAGCTCACCGTCGGCCAAGCCCGTCATTTGCAAGAAGTCCCCGGCCGCTTCAAGCCCTCCCTAGTACTTCGCACGGACGTCGCCAACATCTATGGCAAAGAGCTGCCGGAAAGCCGCTTCAGCCTCATGCTGGAAGAGACCATGCTCCAGGCCGTCCGTCTGGACGCAGCCTGCGTGTGCGTGAATCTTTTCCAGATCCCCGGTGCCCCAGAAGTGCATGAGCAGTGCGTGGAAAACATCCTCCGCCTCAAGCCTCAGGCCGACTATTACGGCATGCCGATGATGATCGAGCCCCTCGTCTTCCAGGCCAACAGCATCGCTGGCGGCTACATGGTAAACGGCGATGAAACCGCCATCACCTACCTCGTCCGTCAGGCCGTGGAACTGGGTGCCGATATCGTCAAGGCCGACCCCACCGATGACGTCAGCGTTTATCACAAGGTCATCGCCGCCGCTTCCGGCATCCCCATCCTCGTCCGTGGCGGTGGCCGCGTGAGCGATAAGGAGATCCTGGAGCGTACCCAGGGCCTGCTCGCCCAGGGTGCCGCAGGCATTGTCTATGGCCGCAACGTCATCCAGCATCCCAATCCGAAAGGCATCACCCAGGCTCTCATGGCCATGGTGCATGACAACGCCAGCGTGGATGAAGCCCTCAACCTGGTCACCGCATGA
- a CDS encoding TIM barrel protein: protein MSTPTNYRFSFGPWNISEGADPFGTEVRPVFPHEEKFALYRPLGFEGVQFHDDDVVPGMDGFNPAQLTEKATEVKTMLANNGLTPEFVAPRLWFAEQTTDGAYTSNSASDRQYAWDRTKKCIDIARALDCKAIVLWLSREGTYIREAKDARLAYQRILETVNAMLDYDKEIEIWIEPKPNEPTDQAYVPTIGHAIALSFASSDHTRVKGLIESAHALLAGLDPSDEMAFALAHDKLGSVHLNDQNGLKYDQDKNFGGANLRVAFNQVRVLEEAGYGQRGEFIGLDIKAMRTQRGCPVTAHLSNSRELFLNILEKVRTVDNNLVQQFRDARDYEALELYIMKHLMGVK from the coding sequence ATGAGCACCCCTACCAACTACCGTTTTTCCTTTGGCCCCTGGAACATCAGCGAAGGAGCCGACCCCTTTGGCACTGAAGTCCGCCCCGTTTTCCCTCATGAGGAAAAGTTCGCCCTCTACCGCCCGCTGGGTTTTGAAGGCGTCCAGTTCCACGATGACGATGTCGTCCCCGGCATGGACGGATTTAACCCTGCTCAGCTCACTGAAAAAGCCACCGAGGTAAAGACCATGCTGGCTAACAACGGCCTCACGCCCGAGTTCGTCGCCCCCCGCCTCTGGTTTGCTGAGCAGACCACCGATGGCGCTTACACCTCCAACAGCGCCTCCGACCGCCAGTATGCCTGGGACCGCACCAAAAAGTGCATCGACATCGCCCGTGCCCTGGATTGCAAAGCCATTGTCCTCTGGCTTTCCCGCGAAGGCACCTACATCCGCGAAGCCAAAGATGCCCGCCTGGCCTACCAGCGCATTTTGGAAACCGTCAACGCCATGCTGGATTATGACAAAGAGATCGAAATCTGGATCGAGCCAAAACCGAATGAGCCGACCGACCAGGCCTACGTTCCAACCATCGGCCACGCCATCGCCCTTTCCTTCGCCTCTAGCGATCACACCCGCGTCAAAGGCCTCATCGAAAGCGCCCACGCCCTCCTCGCTGGTCTCGATCCGAGCGATGAAATGGCCTTTGCCCTCGCCCATGACAAACTGGGTAGCGTCCACCTCAATGACCAGAACGGCCTCAAATACGACCAGGACAAAAACTTTGGCGGAGCCAATCTGCGCGTAGCTTTCAACCAGGTCCGCGTCCTCGAAGAAGCCGGCTACGGCCAGCGTGGCGAATTCATCGGCCTCGACATCAAGGCCATGCGCACCCAGCGCGGCTGCCCCGTCACCGCACATCTCAGCAACAGCCGCGAGTTGTTCCTCAACATTCTGGAAAAAGTCCGCACTGTGGATAACAACCTCGTCCAGCAGTTCCGCGATGCCCGCGACTACGAAGCGTTAGAATTGTACATCATGAAGCACTTGATGGGAGTTAAATAA
- the folP gene encoding dihydropteroate synthase, with protein MIWKARYHVIEFPRRPLVMGIVNINDDSFCGDGTLDPVKALAQAEAMLREGADIIDIGAESARTNRGPISVEEEIQRLLPFMAAWPDLLARLNEAPWDNQQLWPPMLSINTWRSDVIEAILPHGGDLINDISALPDAMNARLCAEYGASLLIMHSIGQPKVPHTHVGYADVLETMSRFFDEKMALAEIAGLSPEQIILDPGIDFAKQREDNLTLYRYADQLQRWGRPVLLPVSRKTVIGQVLGLPNATERDAGTLACIAAGMSRGAQIFRVHNVPAAAQAVKVLWGLR; from the coding sequence ATGATCTGGAAAGCCCGTTATCATGTCATCGAGTTTCCCCGCCGCCCGCTGGTGATGGGCATCGTGAACATCAATGACGACTCGTTCTGTGGCGATGGCACGCTGGATCCTGTGAAGGCGCTGGCTCAGGCGGAAGCTATGCTAAGGGAAGGGGCGGACATCATTGACATCGGCGCGGAAAGCGCCCGCACCAATCGCGGCCCTATCAGCGTGGAGGAGGAAATCCAGCGACTGCTGCCTTTCATGGCTGCGTGGCCGGACTTGCTGGCGCGGCTGAACGAAGCGCCCTGGGACAACCAGCAACTGTGGCCACCTATGCTTTCCATTAATACGTGGCGTTCGGATGTGATCGAAGCTATCCTGCCTCACGGCGGTGATCTCATCAATGACATCAGCGCGCTACCGGACGCGATGAATGCGCGGCTTTGTGCGGAATACGGTGCCAGCCTGCTCATCATGCACAGCATCGGCCAACCCAAAGTGCCTCATACGCATGTGGGATATGCGGATGTTTTGGAGACGATGAGCCGGTTCTTCGATGAGAAGATGGCTCTTGCTGAAATTGCGGGACTTTCGCCAGAACAGATCATTCTGGATCCAGGGATTGATTTCGCCAAGCAGCGTGAGGACAACCTGACTCTCTATCGTTATGCGGACCAGCTTCAGCGTTGGGGGCGTCCGGTGCTGCTGCCGGTGTCACGTAAAACGGTGATTGGTCAGGTGCTCGGCCTTCCAAATGCGACGGAGCGTGATGCTGGAACCCTGGCCTGCATTGCGGCGGGGATGAGCAGGGGGGCTCAAATCTTCCGCGTGCACAATGTCCCGGCTGCCGCGCAGGCGGTGAAGGTATTGTGGGGGCTGAGATAA
- a CDS encoding Gfo/Idh/MocA family protein, which translates to MKDIRIGIIGGGLMGREMASAFARWCALTDVSVRPVLTSVADLNPATLAWFDCIPSCTQKTTDYKELLANPEVDVVYVAVPHNLHEKLYLDVLAAGKDLFAEKPFGIDLPSARRILDAVKSSGRFVRCSSEMPFFPGAQRAFEIAKKGEIGRILEVVSGFHHSSDLDPTKAANWKRLNATCGEGGALNDLGMHSCHLPLRLGWKPTRLFAQLQKGYAQRPDGKGGITNCDTWDNAMLHTWAHIGGQETPLRLEMKRLAPGATNTWFIEILGTDGGVRFSTAEPKTLWIFERGKEQWWKRTELGFGTPFKAVTGGIFEPGFPDVIQQMWAAYLMEREGLLEGRFGCATPEEAVATHEIFAAALESQRAGTVVSL; encoded by the coding sequence ATGAAAGACATCCGCATCGGCATCATCGGCGGCGGTCTCATGGGCCGCGAAATGGCCAGCGCCTTCGCCCGCTGGTGTGCGCTCACAGATGTGAGCGTGCGCCCCGTGCTCACCTCCGTCGCAGACCTGAACCCGGCCACCCTGGCCTGGTTTGACTGCATTCCCTCCTGCACCCAGAAGACCACGGACTATAAAGAACTCCTCGCCAATCCCGAGGTGGACGTGGTCTATGTGGCCGTTCCACATAACCTTCATGAGAAGCTTTATCTCGACGTCCTTGCCGCTGGTAAAGACCTCTTTGCAGAGAAACCCTTTGGCATTGACCTCCCCTCCGCCCGCCGCATTCTCGATGCCGTGAAGTCGAGCGGAAGATTCGTCCGTTGCAGTTCCGAAATGCCCTTCTTCCCAGGGGCCCAGCGTGCCTTTGAAATCGCCAAAAAAGGCGAAATCGGCCGCATCCTGGAAGTCGTCTCCGGTTTCCATCACAGCAGCGACCTGGACCCAACCAAAGCCGCTAACTGGAAGCGTCTCAACGCCACTTGTGGCGAAGGCGGTGCTCTCAATGACCTCGGCATGCACTCCTGCCACCTGCCCCTGCGCCTTGGCTGGAAGCCCACCCGCCTTTTCGCCCAGCTTCAAAAAGGCTATGCGCAGCGTCCAGATGGCAAAGGCGGTATAACTAATTGTGATACCTGGGACAATGCCATGCTACACACCTGGGCACACATCGGCGGTCAGGAGACTCCTCTCCGCCTGGAAATGAAACGCCTCGCTCCGGGAGCCACCAACACCTGGTTCATCGAAATCCTCGGCACCGATGGCGGCGTGCGTTTCAGCACCGCAGAACCCAAGACCCTGTGGATCTTCGAACGCGGCAAGGAACAGTGGTGGAAACGCACCGAGCTCGGCTTTGGCACCCCCTTCAAAGCCGTCACCGGCGGCATCTTTGAGCCTGGTTTCCCAGACGTCATTCAGCAGATGTGGGCCGCCTACCTCATGGAACGCGAAGGGCTGCTAGAAGGCCGCTTCGGCTGCGCCACACCTGAAGAGGCCGTCGCCACCCATGAGATCTTCGCCGCCGCACTCGAGTCGCAGCGCGCAGGCACCGTCGTCAGCCTCTGA
- a CDS encoding carbohydrate kinase family protein, with protein MTTPRSGILAAGNFIVDYVKIVDHYPQQDMLASILSESQANGGGPYNVLKDLAAMQADFPLAACGLVGDDANGRWIRRDCEEHGIDTSQLHSTALGSTSYTDAMTVKSTGRRTFFHQRGANALFDVAHCDCTQTNAKILHLGYLMLLDHMDSFASDGQTHASRLLALAQQAGLETSVDMVSTENPQFREIALSALPFTDHLIINEIEASRVLSRTVKADDFDALLSAAQEILHLGVTQSVTIHVEHGAAACTRAGTTHIQPSLDLPPGYSQGATGAGDAFAAGLLYGLHEHMPLPDRLRLAVCTAAASLSHPTPSGGMKPVADCLALAEQFPFRF; from the coding sequence ATGACCACCCCTCGCTCAGGCATCCTGGCCGCTGGCAACTTCATCGTGGACTACGTGAAGATTGTCGATCATTACCCCCAGCAGGACATGCTTGCCAGCATCCTGAGCGAGTCCCAGGCCAATGGTGGCGGCCCCTATAACGTCCTCAAAGACCTCGCCGCCATGCAGGCCGACTTCCCCCTCGCCGCTTGCGGCTTGGTCGGCGATGACGCCAATGGCCGCTGGATCCGCCGGGATTGCGAGGAGCACGGCATCGATACCTCCCAACTTCACAGCACCGCACTAGGCTCCACCTCCTATACCGATGCCATGACCGTCAAGAGCACCGGCAGGCGCACCTTTTTCCATCAACGCGGAGCCAATGCGCTCTTCGATGTCGCCCATTGCGATTGCACACAGACTAACGCCAAGATCCTGCATCTCGGTTACCTTATGCTGCTGGATCACATGGATAGCTTCGCTTCCGATGGCCAGACCCACGCCTCCCGCCTCCTGGCCCTTGCCCAGCAGGCCGGCCTGGAAACCAGCGTGGACATGGTCAGCACAGAGAATCCCCAGTTCCGCGAGATCGCCCTCAGCGCCCTGCCCTTCACAGACCATCTCATCATCAATGAGATCGAAGCCTCCCGCGTCCTTTCACGCACCGTGAAAGCCGATGACTTCGATGCCCTCCTTTCCGCCGCCCAAGAGATCCTTCACCTCGGCGTCACCCAGAGCGTCACCATTCATGTGGAGCACGGCGCCGCCGCCTGCACCCGCGCAGGCACCACCCACATCCAGCCCTCACTGGATCTCCCCCCAGGCTACAGCCAGGGCGCAACAGGTGCCGGAGATGCCTTCGCTGCCGGACTCCTCTACGGCCTGCATGAGCACATGCCCCTCCCAGACCGACTCCGCCTCGCCGTCTGCACCGCCGCCGCCTCCCTCTCCCACCCCACCCCCTCCGGCGGCATGAAACCCGTCGCCGATTGCCTCGCCCTCGCCGAGCAATTCCCGTTCCGTTTTTAA